Within the Abditibacteriaceae bacterium genome, the region ACCGGAAAAATACGACAACGTTTCGCGCGGGCGTAATGAAGTACGGTCGATTTCGGGTGCCCACCGCGTGGCGAAGCCTCAAAGCGGAAGGGCGGATACTTGTAAACTCAACTTATGGCTTCGCCACTTACTCTGCACGATAAAACGCCCGAAACAGTTCATGCTCATTTCGACCACGACCGTTTAATGGATTGCATTCATTGCGGTTTGTGTTTGTCCCAATGTCCGACCTACGCCGAAACCGGCAATGAGGCCGATTCTCCGCGTGGCCGCATTTATCTGATGCGCGCGTTGGCCGAAGGTCGCGCCGAACCGACGCCCGATTTGGTTTCACATCTCGATTTGTGTCTGGGTTGTCGCGGCTGCGAAACAGCGTGTCCTTCGGGCGTTCAATACGGACATTTGCTCGAAGGCGCGCGCGGCTATCTGCGCGAAAATTACACACGTCCTGCGCTGCAGCAAGGACGTAACTCGGTGATCGAAAAATCGTTCCCCTACCCGAACCGGCTCGATGCGGCGCTTTTGCCGGTGCGTGTGTTGCGACGGTTTGGAATTTTGCCTTTGCTGCATAAAGTCGGCTTCATGCGTTTGCTGGGGCCGCTCGGCGACATGGAAGCGATGCTGCCGCCACTGCCGCCGATGCACAAGCGGCTACGTTTTCCAACGCTGTGGCGCGCGCATGGAACCAAGCAAGCGCGCGTCGGCATGATTTCCGGCTGCGTGATGCCGGTAATGCTGACCGATATCAATGCGGCGACAGCGCGAGTTCTTGCCAAAGCCGGATGCGATGTTGAAGTGCCGAAAAGCCAGGGCTGTTGTGGCGCACTACATGCGCACATTGGCGGCATGGACGAGGCACGCGAATTTGCCAAGCGCAACATCGCGGCTTTTGAAGAGCTCGAAAAGGATGCGCCGCTCAATGCCATCATCATCAACGCAGCGGGCTGCGGCGCGAGTCTCAAAGAGTACGGACACTGGTTCAAGGGCAATGTCGAGTGGGAAACACGCGCCAAAAATTTCAGCGCGAAAGTGAAAGATGTGTCCGAATATCTCGCTCAACCGCAATTCCAAGCGAGACTACAAGGGCTGATGAGTACGGTCGAATTCAACCGTACTTCGCCCCAGAAAACTCACGACATCGCGCGCGAAACCTTGCCCAACACGGCAGGCGCGGCAACATTAAATGCAGGGGAGAACCGCGCGA harbors:
- a CDS encoding heterodisulfide reductase-related iron-sulfur binding cluster; this encodes MASPLTLHDKTPETVHAHFDHDRLMDCIHCGLCLSQCPTYAETGNEADSPRGRIYLMRALAEGRAEPTPDLVSHLDLCLGCRGCETACPSGVQYGHLLEGARGYLRENYTRPALQQGRNSVIEKSFPYPNRLDAALLPVRVLRRFGILPLLHKVGFMRLLGPLGDMEAMLPPLPPMHKRLRFPTLWRAHGTKQARVGMISGCVMPVMLTDINAATARVLAKAGCDVEVPKSQGCCGALHAHIGGMDEAREFAKRNIAAFEELEKDAPLNAIIINAAGCGASLKEYGHWFKGNVEWETRAKNFSAKVKDVSEYLAQPQFQARLQGLMSTVEFNRTSPQKTHDIARETLPNTAGAATLNAGENRASEANRLEAVDATEATLPPNADISSLKAQTVTYHDACHLAHGQGIRAEPRQLMDAVPEVDMVPLAEAEMCCGSAGIYNITQPAMAMQLLERKMKHIAATGAKVVVTGNPGCLMQLMLGAKKFDVDVEIKHPVEVLDAATGK